Proteins from a genomic interval of Nerophis lumbriciformis linkage group LG01, RoL_Nlum_v2.1, whole genome shotgun sequence:
- the LOC133570589 gene encoding uncharacterized protein → MASGVLQVPRSHLSTTTGTPLHQPECVRPECSVSFGDATELPIRREAKRTLSELAPCPLCGPGSSSQHHECDRTCLAVPPARMIDIPSPLPSGRPDGCAPCGGHADMPCPPQDIYREPLHLADARRTELSPPTCEDSEVSGPGRPQVCPRTFRAEVELKSARREVRVAPLIGSKKPTGGVAPGSRMFFRSASEFCAFRKAKQTMKARTKGKSPSETTTTLQRRQKKSYPCRVCGKLFLHHLSLDAHYTATSCVGAAHKGKAKEAHLTEHTPNHRAKTGLPGRPSKAEEPRLDFPCSSCTKVFPLQSQLREHAQLHDSSQASRECSVCAQELHAFKRAPSRRKRSYHCLPCREGFSALDSFLEHCQEHLRARGDEDEDEEEDGVVMVGYKHQAGEA, encoded by the coding sequence ATGGCGTCCGGAGTGCTTCAAGTCCCCAGGAGTCATTTGTCTACAACAACAGGGACACCGTTGCATCAGCCTGAATGTGTCCGTCCAGAATGTTCCGTAAGCTTCGGTGACGCCACGGAGCTGCCGATCCGCCGGGAAGCAAAACGCACCTTATCGGAGCTCGCCCCGTGccctctctgcgggccggggtcCTCCTCGCAGCATCACGAGTGCGATCGGACTTGCCTCGCAGTGCCACCCGCACGCATGATTGACATACCCAGCCCCCTGCCCAGCGGACGCCCAGATGGGTGCGCTCCATGTGGGGGACACGCTGACATGCCGTGTCCCCCGCAGGATATCTACAGGGAACCGTTGCATCTCGCGGATGCCAGGCGCACAGAACTCTCTCCGCCGACTTGTGAGGACTCGGAAGTCTCCGGACCCGGTAGACCTCAGGTCTGTCCGAGGACCTTCCGTGCAGAGGTAGAACTGAAGAGCGCCCGCAGAGAGGTCCGGGTGGCTCCACTCATTGGGTCCAAAAAGCCGACCGGTGGCGTTGCTCCTGGTTCTAGAATGTTCTTCAGGTCCGCCTCGGAGTTCTGCGCGTTCAGGAAAGCCAAGCAAACTATGAAAGCGCGCACGAAGGGAAAGTCCCCCAGCGAGACGACGACGACGCTGCAGCGCAGGCAGAAGAAATCTTACCCGTGCCGAGTCTGCGGCAAGCTCTTCCTCCACCATCTGTCTCTGGACGCTCACTACACGGCCACCTCGTGTGTCGGCGCCGCGCACAAAGGCAAGGCCAAAGAGGCCCACTTAACCGAACACACTCCGAACCATCGGGCGAAGACCGGCCTACCCGGGAGGCCTTCGAAGGCGGAGGAGCCGCGGCTTGACTTCCCCTGCTCCTCATGCACCAAAGTCTTCCCGCTGCAGTCGCAGCTGAGGGAGCACGCCCAGCTGCACGACTCCTCCCAGGCCAGCAGGGAGTGCAGCGTGTGCGCGCAGGAGTTGCACGCCTTCAAGCGGGCGCCGTCCAGGAGAAAGCGCTCCTACCACTGCCTGCCTTGCCGGGAGGGCTTCTCTGCGCTCGACTCCTTCCTGGAGCATTGTCAGGAGCACCTGCGAGCCCGGGGGGATGAggacgaggacgaggaggaggacgGCGTCGTCATGGTGGGGTACAAACATCAAGCCGGCGAAGCCTGA